The window TTTTATTTATTTTGGTTTGTCTTATTTCTTTTTTTAGGAACCTGGATTAATTGGTCTAACTACTGGGTAGTTGAATGTCAAAATCAAATTGTAGCCTGTGCTTTATTAAACTGTTACCCAAGCAACTCGGAACTCGCTTATTTATACGTTAAACCAGCATGGCGACAACAAAATTTAGCTACTTGTTTAATTCAGCGTATTGTGCGGGAGGCTCCAAAACCTTTATATTTAGTATGTAAGCCAAAGCTGGTAAATTTTTATGCTCGACAAGGCTTTGTCAAAGTTATTTGGCGAGATTTATCGCCATTAGTAAAAGCCAAGTTTAGTATCTTTCAGCCCCATCCTAAATTGTGGGGGTTTCCCCTTTTAATGATGGAATATCAAAAGCGATCATAAGTTGACAAATTTAACTAAACCTGATTAATTTAATATTTAATCATTTTAGTAAAGTTCACCATACTGACACATTTTCTGTCGTATTAACTGTTTTTGAGATGGTTATATTTGTTGCGCTACAAATGACTATAATATCTTTTGCATATCGTGGTACATAAGATAAAATATTTTATATATCATGTTAAGTGTGTCTATAATAATGCTTCAGACATAATTTAACTCTCACGGAAGAAGATCGTTATGATCGATTTTGATAATCGTGTTGTCTTGCTCACTGGGGCAGCGCAGGGTTTGGGTCTGGCCTACGCGCGAACCATCGCCGAACGCGGCGGCACCGTGTTACTTCAGGAT is drawn from Oscillatoria salina IIICB1 and contains these coding sequences:
- a CDS encoding GNAT family N-acetyltransferase, with the protein product MIINPCELPSKCHLRPAHHQDKWQLQKLIWEFSLTEAWELDLRIIFYRFFLVVLLLRSASILTANFPSHVKIIETIMKILIFYNLFYLFWFVLFLFLGTWINWSNYWVVECQNQIVACALLNCYPSNSELAYLYVKPAWRQQNLATCLIQRIVREAPKPLYLVCKPKLVNFYARQGFVKVIWRDLSPLVKAKFSIFQPHPKLWGFPLLMMEYQKRS